Proteins from a genomic interval of Lolium perenne isolate Kyuss_39 chromosome 1, Kyuss_2.0, whole genome shotgun sequence:
- the LOC127340004 gene encoding protein SLENDER RICE1-LIKE 2-like: MDPAAGKLPLPSAPGAATTTNGAGASMCTAIVPAVPLPPTFAEAEAARKRQEQAENNAIRLVHLLVTCAKAIQAGDYAVAFRNLSEAHTALTTKVTAASGIGRVVSHFALALAHRLVPASPTLPGGVLDAASSAAHAGELYRQFYDAGPYLKFAHYMANQAILRAFDGCDRVHIIDLAIMQGVQWPALIETLSLRPGGPPAIRLTGVGPPPAEDGSCNELHEVGLRLAEFARACNVPFSFRAVTGHALDSLQPWMFQIIPGEALAVNSIYQLHRLLVDPDAASTSRPSPIDAVLGWVAAMQPRVFAVVEQEADHNKSSLVERFTNALFYYAAVIDSMEARSPHHRSLGAEAYLQREIFDIVCSEGSGRVERHEPLNLWRARLLRAGFAQLPVGPRETWQALTLLREYSGARFGVMASAGCLTLMWHDQPLFTASVWSGAPTNTVAAGMLLEPADINKSSSDHQQVAAGGIAMQ, translated from the coding sequence ATGGACCCCGCCGCCGGCAAACTTCCGCTCCCGTCCGCCCCCGGCGCTGCCACGACGACCAACGGCGCCGGCGCATCCATGTGCACGGCCATCGTGCCCGCCGTCCCGCTCCCGCCCACCTTTGCTGAGGCTGAGGCCGCAAGGAAGCGCCAAGAGCAGGCCGAGAACAACGCGATCCGTCTCGTGCACCTCCTCGTCACGTGCGCCAAGGCCATCCAGGCGGGCGACTACGCGGTCGCCTTCCGCAACCTGTCCGAGGCGCACACCGCACTCACCACCAAGGTCACGGCGGCCTCCGGGATCGGACGCGTCGTCAGCCATTTCGCTCTCGCGTTGGCTCACCGCCTCGTCCCGGCGTCACCGACCCTACCCGGCGGCGTGCTCGACGCGGCCTCGTCCGCGGCCCACGCCGGAGAGCTGTACCGCCAGTTCTACGACGCGGGGCCCTACCTCAAGTTCGCCCACTACATGGCCAACCAGGCCATCCTGCGGGCCTTCGACGGCTGCGACCGCGTGCACATCATCGACCTCGCCATCATGCAGGGCGTGCAGTGGCCAGCGCTCATCGAGACCCTCTCCCTCCGCCCCGGCGGCCCGCCCGCCATCCGCCTCACCGGCGTCGGCCCTCCGCCCGCCGAAGACGGATCCTGCAACGAGCTCCACGAGGTGGGACTCCGCCTCGCCGAGTTCGCGCGCGCCTGCAACGTGCCCTTCTCCTTCCGCGCGGTGACCGGCCACGCCCTCGACTCGCTCCAGCCCTGGATGTTCCAGATCATCCCCGGCGAGGCGCTGGCTGTGAACTCCATCTACCAGCTCCACCGCCTCCTCGTGGACCCGGACGCCGCGTCCACGTCCCGCCCCTCGcccatcgacgccgtcctcggctGGGTCGCCGCCATGCAGCCCAGGGTGTTCGCGGTCGTCGAGCAGGAGGCGGACCACAATAAGTCGTCGCTGGTGGAGCGGTTCACCAACGCGCTCTTCTACTACGCAGCCGTGATCGACTCCATGGAGGCGAGGTCCCCTCACCACCGCAGCCTCGGAGCGGAGGCGTACCTGCAGCgggagatcttcgacatcgtctgcAGCGAGGGCAGTGGCCGCGTCGAGCGCCACGAGCCGCTCAACCTCTGGCGCGCCCGGCTCTTGCGCGCCGGGTTTGCCCAGTTACCGGTCGGGCCGAGGGAGACCTGGCAGGCGCTCACTCTGCTCCGCGAGTACTCCGGCGCCAGGTTCGGCGTGATGGCGAGCGCCGGCTGCCTGACGCTCATGTGGCACGATCAGCCGCTGTTCACAGCGTCGGTGTGGAGCGGAGCGCCAACCAACACTGTCGCCGCCGGCATGCTGCTCGAGCCGGCTGATATCAACAAGAGCAGCAGCGACCATCAGCAGGTTGCTGCCGGGGGAATAGCAATGCAGTGA